A region of Panicum virgatum strain AP13 chromosome 8N, P.virgatum_v5, whole genome shotgun sequence DNA encodes the following proteins:
- the LOC120685438 gene encoding disease resistance protein RGA5-like, translating to MEVATGALGTLIPKLGQLLLDEYNLQKGVKKDIKFLSRELESMHAALRSVGEVPREELKEQVKIWARDVRELSYHMEDIVDTFLVRVKGPKPPSKRSAKSFLKKMMGIVTKAKTRHEIGQEIKDIKERVKEVAERRDRYKVDAIKPGKILVDPRITALYTKATDLVGIDEAREELITRLTKGDDMSAQQQRVVSIVGFGGLGKTTLAKAVYDQLRVQFDCTAFVSVSQNPDLNKLLKNMLYELDKQKHANIHSTMLEEKHLIDLAREFLENKRYLIVIDDIWDIKPWGILQCSLLENSLKSIIITTTRILDVAEQIGVAISSNLYLMRALKSYSMEEYSAPKANALDNILRYLKRF from the exons ATGGAGGTTGCAACGGGAGCACTGGGCACCCTGATCCCCAAGCTCGGCCAGCTCCTCCTGGATGAGTACAACCTGCAGAAGGGCGTCAAGAAGGACATCAAGTTCCTTTCAAGGGAGCTGGAGAGTATGCATGCAGCCCTCCGCAGTGTTGGCGAGGTTCCACGAGAGGAACTCAAAGAGCAGGTCAAGATCTGGGCGCGCGATGTCAGGGAGCTGTCCTACCACATGGAGGACATCGTCGACACCTTCCTAGTGCGCGTCAAGGGCCCTAAGCCCCCTAGCAAAAGGAGTGCCAAGAGTTtcttgaagaagatgatgggtaTTGTCACAAAGGCTAAAACTCGCCATGAGATCGGGCAAGAGATCAAGGACATCAAGGAGCGTGTCAAGGAGGTGGCCGAGCGACGCGATAG GTACAAGGTTGATGCTATTAAACCTGGCAAAATATTGGTTGACCCTCGCATAACAGCTCTATACACTAAGGCTACAGATCTTGTTGGCATTGATGAGGCAAGAGAAGAACTAATCACGAGGTTGACAAAGGGAGATGACATGTCTGCGCAGCAGCAAAGGGTAGTATCTATAGTTGGTTTTGGAGGATTAGGCAAGACAACACTTGCCAAAGCTGTGTATGACCAGCTCAGAGTGCAATTTGATTGCACGGCTTTTGTTTCAGTCTCTCAAAATCCTGACTTGAACAAACTTCTCAAGAATATGTTGTATGAACTTGATAAGCAGAAACATGCCAACATTCATAGCACAATGTTGGAAGAAAAGCATCTCATCGACCTAGCCCGGGAATTCCTCGAAAATAAAAG GTACCTCATTGTCATCGATGATATATGGGATATAAAACCGTGGGGGATATTACAGTGTTCCCTACTTGAGAATAGCCTGAAAAGCATAATAATCACAACTACTCGCATACTTGATGTTGCTGAGCAAATTGGCGTTGCTATAAGCTCAAACCTCTATCTCATGAGAGCTCTAAAAAGCTATTCCATGGAAGAATATTCGGCTCCGAAGGCAAATGCCCTGGACAATATTTTGAGGTATCTGAAAAGATTTTGA